The stretch of DNA AGTCATTTCGCGTATCAATAGTAAGCACCTCTGGATCCTGAATCAGCTGATTCCATTCCTCAGGTTTTACATAAATACCCGCCTGAGTGGCCGCATCGATATCGTCAATTCCAAAGGATACAATTTCCTTGCGTAGTTTAACTTTGGATTTGTCGAAGGGATTAGTCTCATCATAGCTTTTTTTAAACTGAAGATCAGCAAAGCCGGAATAGCTTCTCAAATGTTCAATGAATGCATCTACCTCATTCTCCAATCCTGCGAAAGTACCATTGATGCCTTCGTGGGCCAGAATGATTGTCCCTTTAATCCCATGCTCTACCATTTTATTCAACAAAGGTTCTCTTAGGGTTTCATGGTTGGGTATAGAAACAAATTTGTAAAATGCTGCGACTAAGTATGACTTCATGACTGCTAACCTAAATGTACAATAACGCGTTAATGATGAGATTGTATCAAATTTAATCTTATCTGTGCTAATGAGGGGGTAATTATTATAAAAAATGCCTGACATGAAAAGGGTTTAATCAGCAGTTTCACTTGTTTCCTAACTGGAAATCATTGGCATATGGCGTTATCATTTTGGAAGTTAAGTATAAAAGGAATCAGCATGCCTTATGTGTTGTGGATATTATTATTCACGGTTTGCCCAATAAGCTGGGCCCTCGAGGATTTCGATCGTCAGCAGATTGAGGACCGGATTAAGCCGGTAGGCAGTGTGGATATTGAGGAGGATGCGGGGAGTGCCTCAACTCAGAAAACGGCTCCTGCGGTAGAAAAAGCGGTTGCGAAAAAGCCAGGCCAGGAGACGTTTGAACAATTTTGCTCAGTATGTCATCAGGCAGGGGTTGCCGGGGCTCCCAAACTGCATGACGCCGCCGATTGGAAACCGCGTTTAAGCAAAGGGATTGACGGCTTAACCGCTTCTGCTACCAAAGGTATTAATGCAATGCCGCCCAAGGGCACCTGCCAGTCCTGTACAGAGCAGGATTTGAAAGATGCCATCCAATATATGTTGCCGCCATCATGACGCTTATAAATCCTAAACGGCTGCAATATGTATTGGTATTAATTAGTCTGCTGGTTTTTGGCGCCTCGTTGTACTTTCAATATATAAAAGGTATGGAGCCTTGTCCGCTTTGTATTATGCAGCGGATTTGCGTGCTCATTATAGTTTGCATCGGTATTGCTATGTTATTTATCAAGGCCATTTTGCGAGTGCAAAAAATGCAATTGCTGCAGATTGTATTTGCCGGAGCCGGACTTTTTTTCGCAGGCCGGCAATTATGGCTTCAATCTTTGCCTGCTGATCAGGTTCCAGCCTGTTTGCCCGGGCTTGATGTGATGGTGAAATATTTCCCACTGAAAGATGTGATGCACGCCCTGTTTTGGGGATCGGGTGATTGTGCTGAGGTGAACTGGCAATGGCTGGGGCTATCAATGCCTGCCTGGTCTGCTTTATATTTTTTATTCATTATTATTGGATCAATGATTATTTATTATCTGAATGAAAAGTCATTATAAAATCAGGCTTGCATAAATTCCCAACGATTGACGTATAATGTCGGCAAATTGGAATTTAAATTGTAATAGTGTTATTCCATTGAAATGCGCTATTGGGAATTGATAGAACAGGTTAGATAGATTTTCATGTCAACATTTAATTGTGAAGTAATTGCCAGATATTCCCGCAACAATGCGCGGATTGTTCGCGTGTCCACTCCTCATGGTGAATTTATAAGCCCTGTATTCATGCCGGTAGGCACTCGCGCAGGCGTTAATAATATGATGCCTTTAGAGCTGAAGGAAGCCGGCAGTCAGATCATTTTAGGGGGAAATACCTATCATATGCTTTGTGCTCCGGGTATGGACGTCATTGAACAGGCCGGCGGTATGCATCCGTTTATGGGTTGGCATGGGCCAATGCTGACAGATAGCGGCGGCTTTCAGGTTTTTAGCCTGTCCAAAAACAAGGAAATCTGTCGTATTGATGAAGAGGGTGCTCACTTTCAGTTGCCGGGGGATTCTCGTTTGATTCATATGACACCGGAAATGTCTCTGGAAACCCAGAAAATAATTGGTGCAGATATCATCATGGCCTTTGATCAATGCACACCTGACGCATCCAGCTTTGAAGAAGTCCGCCATATTATGGAAAGAACACATCGCTGGCTTTTGCAGTCCATTGATTATCACCAGCAATATCCTGCTTCACGTTATGGTGCCAGACAGGCGCTTTTCGGTATCATTCAAGGCGGCATATTCCAGGAACTGCGCTCTGAAAGTGCTAAGTTTGTAGCCAGTATGGATTTGGACGGGATCGCTATTGGTGGTGAGACCGTAGGCTTCGACATGAAGAAAACAGTCGAGATTATCCAATGGGTCAGACAATATCTTCCTGAAAATAAACCTCGCTATACCATGGGGGTGGGCATGTCGCCCCAGGATTTACTCGATGTCGTGGCTCAAGGTATCGATATGTTCGATTGCGTAGCCCCCACAAGGAATGCAAGACATGGGGCCTTATACTCTGGTAAAATTGTTAGAGATGGCCATTGGCTGCGTTTTGCCAGCGAGTATGATAATCATCGGTTGCAAATCAAAAAATCCTGCTTTGCCAATGATCTGGCACCAATCATGGAAGATTGCTTTTGCTATACCTGCAAAACGCATTCACGAGCTTATCTGCATCATTTGTTTAAACAAAAATCCAATGTTTTCACCGCACTGGCCAGCATTCATAATGTGCATGTCATGCACGAAGTTTGCACGCAAATGCGAAATCTGATTCTTAACGAAGCTCACAATTAAAACTATTTCAACAGGAGATTTCATGATTATTATTAACACATCCAAGGGCGATATTCACTTGCAGTTACACGCAGACACAGCCCCTGAGACGGTGGAAAATTTCAAAAATTATGTAAACAGCGGTTTTTACAGCGATACAATTTTTCACCGCGTTATCCCAGGCTTTATGATTCAGGGTGGCGGATTAACTGCTGATATGCAACAAAAGAAGACCAACAGCCCGGTCAAGAATGAAGCAAAAACAGCGAAGCTTAACAAGCGCGGTACTATCGCTATGGCAAGAACAATGGATCCCCACTCCGCCACAGCACAGTTCTTCATTAATGTGGTCGATAATGGGTTTCTTGATTTTAAAGCGGAAAATGCCCAGGGTTTTGGTTACTGTGTTTTTGGTGAAGTGGTAGAGGGCATGGACGTAGTTGATGAAATTGCCAAGGTAAAAACAGGCAATAAAATGGGGCACTCAGACGTGCCTGTGGAAGAAGTGATTATTCTTGGTATGCGTGAAGAGTAATCATAGGAGATGAGCGGTCAAGCCTATAGCCGTCAGGCTAAGGATTAATGTTATCCCCTCTCCACCGCGCATAGCGTGGGGGAGAGGGTAGGGAGAGGGGGTTAAAAAATTTATCACGATAGTGATTCCATTTTGTTGTGATAATAAAGCATAGCTACAGAACAATGAGTAATGAATCGCTACGCGACCTTATTTATAGCCCCCTCACCCTAACCCTCTCCCCCACGCTGCGCGCGGTGGAGAGGGGATCTGATATTCTTAGCCTGACGGCTATGGGCTGCCAAGCCCGGCCTCTTAGTTCCCTTTTCTTCTTGTCGCCATTATTTCAAACTTTGGCATTTCGATGTGATAAAAAATGGCCAGTAAACGGGCAGTGAATATGCTTATAAAAGTCGTCACGATATTGATATTGACGGGCACCTGAAAATGCTCCAGAGCAATAAAAAGCAAACCACCCGCCAGTGCAATCATGGCATAGAGTTCCTTTCTTAATACCAGTGGAATATCATTGCATAAAATATCCCGCAGCATCCCTCCGCTGACTCCTGTTAACATGCCGCCAATGACTGCGACCAAGGGTGGGAAACCGCTGGCTAAAATTTTCTGTGTTCCAATAATTACAAAAGTGGATAATCCCAGAGCGTCGAGGATTAGAAATAGTTTCATAATTCTGAGCAAGGAATTTGCTATAAAGATGGTCACAACCGCGCATGCTGCAGTAAAAAGAAGGTATTCAGGATGGGTAACCCAGGTGAGTGGATAGGTGTCAAAGAGTACGTCTCTGACCGTGCCTCCGCCTAAGGCGGTGATGCAGGCGATAACAATTACACCAAAAAAATCCATTTTCTTGCGGCCTGCTGAGAGAGCCCCCGTAATGGCTTCAATTCCAATACCGATAATGAATAATCCATCAAGCAACATATTTTTCTTAATGATTAAAAAAAGGGCATGATAGCATTATTTGTGAAGAGTAAGAAATTCATCTACGATATAATAAAAAATATAAATATTTAATTTTAGACTCGACAAGTGAAGCAATCCTTAGGTAATCTGGAGCAGATATGGTAAACGATGATCAGCAGGAACCCGAATTGTTTTTAAATCTAATGGAAAGCGACGCGCAGCTCAATATAGTCAATCTCGATAGTAAATTAGAGAACATGGCCGCGGAAGTTCAGCAAAAACTTGCTGTCACAGCGGAGGGCGAAGCGCTGGTGCTTCCCTTACAAACACTTCTTAGTGAAATTAACAAGGCACGGGAAAGTATCAGAGGATTGGTCTCGATGGTGTTGGAGGAAGGTGTGACAAAAGAAAGCTTCCAGCAGCAGAATAAAGAGCAGTTAGAACAATTCAACGATGTCATTCTCCAGGCGGTGAACAATCTTGACGCGGTTAAGCAGCGATTTGATGAGATGCAATAACAGGTATTATTGCTTCCTGGATTTTAAATGATTATTGTAGTAAAGGTTGGAACACAAAGCATTCTGACAAGTGATGGAACGCCCAATGAGCCTGTCATTCTGCATCTGGTTGAGCAAATTATTCAACTGCAGGAGCAGGGAAATCATGTCATCCTGGTCAGTTCCGGAGCAGTGGGAGCCGGGCGAAAAATAAGCAAGGATTATCTGGCTCGCCAATACGGGCATTCCATTGCTGAGAAACAGGTGCTGGCGTCGATTGGTCAGCCTGAACTGATGAAAACCTATTCTTCTCTTTTTGGCAAACATCAACTACTTACAGCACAGCTGTTGTTAACCAAACAAGATTTCCAGACGCGTCAGCATTATTTGAATATTGCTCGATTAATCAGAGAGTTATTAAATCACCGAAATATTATTCCCATTATTAATGAGAATGACAGTGTAGCGATTCAGGAATTGATGTTTACCGATAATGATGAATTGGCGGGATTAATTGCGGCACAGGTAAACGCTGACAAATTGATTATTCTGAGTAATATTGCCGGTGTTTTTAGTCATCATCCGGAAATTCCTGAAGCGCGTCTTATTCCTGAAATTAAAAACGACAATGATTGGCC from Legionella quinlivanii encodes:
- a CDS encoding rhodanese-related sulfurtransferase — protein: MKSYLVAAFYKFVSIPNHETLREPLLNKMVEHGIKGTIILAHEGINGTFAGLENEVDAFIEHLRSYSGFADLQFKKSYDETNPFDKSKVKLRKEIVSFGIDDIDAATQAGIYVKPEEWNQLIQDPEVLTIDTRNDYEVSLGSFKGAINPKTLNFRDFPEYVQNNLMQDKHKKIAMFCTGGIRCEKSTAYLKKLGFEQVYHLEGGILNYLETIQENSLWEGSCFVFDNRVAVNANLEPLEEGTVDLEWKNKCRQQALEGEE
- a CDS encoding disulfide bond formation protein B: MTLINPKRLQYVLVLISLLVFGASLYFQYIKGMEPCPLCIMQRICVLIIVCIGIAMLFIKAILRVQKMQLLQIVFAGAGLFFAGRQLWLQSLPADQVPACLPGLDVMVKYFPLKDVMHALFWGSGDCAEVNWQWLGLSMPAWSALYFLFIIIGSMIIYYLNEKSL
- a CDS encoding trimeric intracellular cation channel family protein, whose amino-acid sequence is MLLDGLFIIGIGIEAITGALSAGRKKMDFFGVIVIACITALGGGTVRDVLFDTYPLTWVTHPEYLLFTAACAVVTIFIANSLLRIMKLFLILDALGLSTFVIIGTQKILASGFPPLVAVIGGMLTGVSGGMLRDILCNDIPLVLRKELYAMIALAGGLLFIALEHFQVPVNINIVTTFISIFTARLLAIFYHIEMPKFEIMATRRKGN
- the tgt gene encoding tRNA guanosine(34) transglycosylase Tgt, with the translated sequence MSTFNCEVIARYSRNNARIVRVSTPHGEFISPVFMPVGTRAGVNNMMPLELKEAGSQIILGGNTYHMLCAPGMDVIEQAGGMHPFMGWHGPMLTDSGGFQVFSLSKNKEICRIDEEGAHFQLPGDSRLIHMTPEMSLETQKIIGADIIMAFDQCTPDASSFEEVRHIMERTHRWLLQSIDYHQQYPASRYGARQALFGIIQGGIFQELRSESAKFVASMDLDGIAIGGETVGFDMKKTVEIIQWVRQYLPENKPRYTMGVGMSPQDLLDVVAQGIDMFDCVAPTRNARHGALYSGKIVRDGHWLRFASEYDNHRLQIKKSCFANDLAPIMEDCFCYTCKTHSRAYLHHLFKQKSNVFTALASIHNVHVMHEVCTQMRNLILNEAHN
- a CDS encoding c-type cytochrome: MPYVLWILLFTVCPISWALEDFDRQQIEDRIKPVGSVDIEEDAGSASTQKTAPAVEKAVAKKPGQETFEQFCSVCHQAGVAGAPKLHDAADWKPRLSKGIDGLTASATKGINAMPPKGTCQSCTEQDLKDAIQYMLPPS
- a CDS encoding peptidylprolyl isomerase: MIIINTSKGDIHLQLHADTAPETVENFKNYVNSGFYSDTIFHRVIPGFMIQGGGLTADMQQKKTNSPVKNEAKTAKLNKRGTIAMARTMDPHSATAQFFINVVDNGFLDFKAENAQGFGYCVFGEVVEGMDVVDEIAKVKTGNKMGHSDVPVEEVIILGMREE
- the proB gene encoding glutamate 5-kinase, which codes for MIIVVKVGTQSILTSDGTPNEPVILHLVEQIIQLQEQGNHVILVSSGAVGAGRKISKDYLARQYGHSIAEKQVLASIGQPELMKTYSSLFGKHQLLTAQLLLTKQDFQTRQHYLNIARLIRELLNHRNIIPIINENDSVAIQELMFTDNDELAGLIAAQVNADKLIILSNIAGVFSHHPEIPEARLIPEIKNDNDWPKVSSLKSTMGRGGMAGKLSTARKMSKLGITTHIASMDEPNILLKILAGKTIGTRILPRKNASNIKRWMAYNAEKSHGAICINKGLFEIFKDNRRVISLLPVGIESCIGEFKKGDLVEILFGHMKIGIGIARYDAGKLKEFLGQKDKPEFIHYDHLHIF